The following are encoded in a window of Flavobacterium cupriresistens genomic DNA:
- the dapB gene encoding 4-hydroxy-tetrahydrodipicolinate reductase: protein MKIALLGYGKMGKVIERIALERGHEIVLKKDENNTYDGLSTADVAIDFSVPAAAVDNITNCFHSNVPVVSGTTGWLEHYDKMEALCNEKQGGFISSSNFSLGVNVFFELNEYLAKIMAQFDSYKVTMEEIHHTHKLDAPSGTAISLAKGVIENSTYTNWTMEEAKANEIFIEAKRIGEVPGTHTVTYDSVIDSIELKHTAHNREGFALGAVIAAEWLAGKKGIYSMKDVLNLK from the coding sequence ATGAAAATTGCTCTTTTAGGATACGGAAAAATGGGTAAAGTAATCGAACGAATTGCTTTAGAAAGAGGTCATGAGATTGTTTTAAAGAAAGATGAAAACAATACCTACGACGGACTTTCAACAGCAGATGTTGCGATCGATTTTAGCGTTCCCGCTGCCGCCGTTGACAATATTACAAATTGTTTTCACTCTAATGTTCCGGTAGTATCAGGAACAACAGGATGGTTAGAACATTACGATAAAATGGAAGCCCTTTGCAACGAAAAACAAGGGGGTTTTATCTCCAGCTCTAACTTTAGTTTAGGTGTAAATGTCTTTTTCGAACTGAACGAATACTTAGCCAAAATAATGGCTCAATTTGATTCTTATAAAGTTACGATGGAAGAAATTCACCATACTCATAAACTGGATGCTCCAAGCGGAACTGCCATTTCATTAGCCAAAGGGGTTATTGAAAACAGCACCTATACCAATTGGACTATGGAGGAAGCAAAAGCAAATGAAATTTTTATTGAAGCAAAAAGAATTGGAGAGGTTCCGGGCACACACACCGTAACTTATGACTCAGTTATTGACAGCATCGAATTAAAACATACTGCCCACAACCGTGAAGGTTTTGCCCTTGGAGCCGTTATAGCTGCGGAATGGCTAGCCGGTAAAAAAGGTATTTACAGTATGAAAGACGTATTAAATTTAAAATAA
- the lepB gene encoding signal peptidase I produces the protein MTLYLWFIFFLAVQVIHFLGTWKMYQAAGRKSWEAAIPVYNAIVLMKIIGRPTWWTLLLFIPIINLIMFPVVWVETLRTFGKKTTLDTVLGIFTLGFYIYYVSHTQKLVYTKDRKLTPENKAADTVSSLLFAIIVATLVHTYIVQPYTIPTSSLEKSLLIGDFLFVSKVNYGPRVPMTTVALPMVHDSIPLTKQKSYLKWPQLPYFRLPALEKIKRCDIVVFNWPADTVHYFYEPKGRPGVIKPIDKKSNYVKRCVGIPGDSLSIKDGLVFINGKKLVLPERAKPQYSYAVALDGKTSIDFESLLRELDITDRAGFKSEKRDTLYFAALTEASAERIKNTPGVTAVKREIDRGNDNAIFPHIDKWSQDNFGPIYIPEAGKTVALNNVSLPFYKEIITNYEGNTLEIKGSQFLINGKPATTYTFKQNYYWMMGDNRHNSEDSRYWGYVPENHIVGKPVFIWMSWDTNGKGINKVRWDRVFTTVDGEGQPQSYFKYFLILLAAYFVGDFFWRKRKENKA, from the coding sequence ATGACACTATATCTTTGGTTTATTTTTTTCCTGGCCGTACAAGTTATTCATTTTTTAGGAACATGGAAAATGTATCAGGCAGCCGGAAGAAAAAGTTGGGAAGCTGCAATTCCGGTATACAATGCTATTGTTTTAATGAAAATAATTGGCCGACCAACCTGGTGGACTTTATTGCTTTTTATTCCTATTATCAACCTGATTATGTTTCCGGTTGTTTGGGTAGAAACCTTAAGAACATTTGGTAAAAAAACCACTTTAGATACGGTTTTGGGGATATTTACTTTAGGATTCTATATCTATTATGTAAGCCACACTCAGAAGTTAGTATACACAAAAGACAGAAAATTAACTCCCGAAAATAAAGCAGCTGACACAGTAAGCTCTTTGCTTTTTGCGATCATAGTAGCGACATTAGTACATACTTACATTGTACAACCTTACACGATTCCAACTTCTTCGTTAGAAAAATCATTATTAATTGGTGACTTTCTATTTGTAAGTAAAGTAAATTATGGCCCAAGAGTTCCAATGACAACGGTAGCTTTACCAATGGTTCATGATTCTATCCCTTTAACTAAGCAAAAATCATATCTGAAATGGCCACAATTACCTTATTTCAGACTACCAGCCTTAGAAAAAATCAAACGATGTGACATTGTTGTTTTTAACTGGCCTGCTGATACCGTACATTATTTCTACGAACCAAAAGGAAGACCAGGAGTCATCAAACCAATCGACAAAAAATCGAATTACGTAAAAAGATGTGTTGGTATTCCCGGAGACAGTCTGTCAATAAAAGACGGTTTGGTTTTCATCAACGGAAAAAAATTAGTTTTACCGGAAAGAGCTAAACCTCAATATTCTTACGCTGTTGCGTTGGATGGAAAAACGTCAATAGACTTTGAATCACTACTAAGAGAATTAGATATTACAGACCGTGCCGGTTTTAAAAGCGAGAAAAGAGATACGCTTTATTTTGCCGCTTTGACCGAAGCCAGCGCTGAAAGAATAAAAAATACACCTGGAGTAACTGCAGTAAAAAGAGAAATCGACAGAGGAAACGACAATGCTATTTTTCCCCATATCGACAAATGGAGTCAGGACAATTTTGGTCCAATCTATATTCCGGAAGCAGGGAAAACGGTTGCTTTAAACAATGTATCGTTGCCTTTTTACAAAGAAATCATCACTAATTACGAAGGAAACACCTTAGAAATAAAAGGTTCCCAGTTCTTAATTAATGGAAAACCGGCTACAACTTATACCTTCAAACAAAACTATTACTGGATGATGGGAGACAACCGTCACAACTCTGAAGATAGCCGTTATTGGGGTTACGTTCCCGAAAATCACATTGTAGGTAAACCCGTTTTCATCTGGATGAGCTGGGATACCAACGGAAAAGGGATTAATAAAGTCCGTTGGGACCGCGTTTTCACAACCGTAGATGGCGAAGGACAACCACAATCTTACTTTAAATACTTCTTAATTCTACTGGCAGCTTATTTTGTTGGAGATTTTTTCTGGAGAAAAAGAAAAGAAAACAAAGCATAA
- a CDS encoding WbqC family protein, whose protein sequence is MNSLLLPTYFPSISHFAVMAQSENITFEMEDNFQKQTNRNRTYIYSPNGIQLLNIPVKHSKAAHQKTKEVLIENEFDWQKQHFKSLEAAYRSSPFFEFFEDDILPVFEKKHTFLMDLNLEVFEIVTKCLRMKIEFGKTTEYFHEAENITDFRYLANGKKDANTFEKYPQVFDDKHGFINNLSVLDLLFNEGKFAVDYLKTQKIL, encoded by the coding sequence ATGAATTCCTTATTACTTCCTACCTATTTTCCGTCCATCAGCCACTTTGCAGTTATGGCTCAATCTGAAAATATTACTTTTGAGATGGAAGATAATTTCCAGAAACAAACCAACCGTAACCGTACTTATATCTACAGTCCAAACGGGATACAGTTATTAAACATCCCTGTTAAACATTCAAAAGCAGCACATCAAAAAACAAAAGAGGTTTTGATTGAGAATGAATTTGACTGGCAAAAACAACATTTTAAATCTCTGGAAGCAGCGTACAGAAGCTCTCCCTTTTTTGAGTTTTTTGAAGATGATATCCTTCCTGTTTTTGAAAAAAAACATACTTTTTTGATGGATTTAAACCTTGAAGTATTCGAGATTGTTACCAAATGTCTTCGAATGAAAATTGAATTCGGCAAAACAACAGAGTACTTTCACGAAGCAGAAAACATAACCGACTTCAGATACTTGGCAAACGGAAAAAAAGACGCTAATACCTTCGAAAAATACCCTCAGGTGTTTGACGACAAACATGGTTTCATCAACAACCTAAGTGTATTGGACTTGCTTTTTAATGAAGGGAAATTTGCTGTGGATTATTTGAAGACTCAAAAGATATTGTAA
- a CDS encoding TonB-dependent receptor plug domain-containing protein: MKTQILVLFFLFFTVVIYSQEKQIIEGRISSGKSVLSDVIVELKIGPLSKFAVSNKSGDYKFEYVSKDSVLVKVNSSGYKEYSFRMEDTKKIIRVDINLVAVDPEMLNEVIIESESKTVNKAKKTVYQIDQKDFVKNAKAGEVLRTVPNIYYNEFEGGIIVDGNLKGMIFIDGLEAMTGEVNSIKAEDIKSIEVINNPSAAYFKSDFLGAIVNVITKKSVEEFIKGSLGGTLGLKNNFWALSPRLSYKKGIFIIKSNFDYLSNDQRIDFVSNRVDADGSFFQSNTNYSRNKQLNSNTRIGLNFNEKTSLAVTGSLYQYNFDGNGDGFTILDDNAPEYFFKNGTQGMKTWGVSSVFNYKIRENNAFYIKSAYFVYGNKDISEFTYDDGNSAFYNIRSKNKELTLQANYEVEKISFLDKKMDFYSDLKYINRRFDFSNQSFFINQNIIDASAELDTDWSDRFSTELSLTFENTNNFNNTTNQNYSLLLPTFNSVYHFKNKIDLKFGYSRKVLRPSASDLNDQILIIYPGVATQGNAELNPQLRNYYFLTFNKIFKSDNFSFKVYNESINNAITSVYRKEENLLIQTLDNAAKYNSTGVNVGFRTKLLKKVMANLNSGFDYNVYEDNSENAVIEKNAGFTFRGSVNLSSKFFKDKMSVSFSGRQDGPTYSLLAKRTTRPYLDLTVATNVLKDKLNISLYVRNLLGEPATASTSVSSYDNFYQRIETRNNTTNLSLTLTYNFGKKFNDKIDSQDINNDDVRR; encoded by the coding sequence ATGAAAACTCAAATTTTAGTTTTATTTTTTTTATTTTTTACTGTAGTTATTTATTCGCAAGAAAAACAAATTATTGAAGGGAGGATTTCGTCAGGGAAGTCTGTTTTATCTGATGTTATAGTGGAATTAAAAATAGGTCCACTTTCTAAATTTGCGGTAAGCAATAAAAGTGGTGATTATAAATTTGAGTATGTTTCAAAAGATTCAGTTTTGGTAAAAGTGAATAGTTCAGGGTACAAAGAATATTCTTTTCGTATGGAAGACACAAAGAAAATCATCCGTGTAGATATTAATCTTGTTGCTGTGGACCCGGAAATGTTAAATGAGGTAATTATTGAATCTGAAAGTAAAACTGTAAACAAGGCAAAAAAAACGGTTTATCAAATCGATCAAAAAGATTTTGTGAAGAACGCAAAGGCAGGTGAGGTTTTGCGTACTGTTCCAAATATTTATTATAATGAGTTTGAGGGAGGGATAATTGTCGATGGGAATCTAAAAGGTATGATTTTTATCGATGGATTAGAGGCTATGACGGGTGAGGTGAATAGTATTAAAGCTGAAGATATTAAAAGTATTGAGGTGATTAATAATCCTTCTGCAGCTTATTTTAAGTCTGATTTTTTAGGAGCTATAGTTAATGTCATCACTAAAAAAAGTGTGGAAGAGTTTATTAAAGGAAGTCTTGGGGGAACTTTAGGACTTAAGAATAATTTTTGGGCTTTAAGTCCAAGATTATCTTATAAGAAAGGCATATTTATTATTAAATCTAATTTTGATTATCTTAGTAATGATCAGCGGATAGATTTTGTTTCGAATAGGGTTGATGCAGATGGAAGTTTTTTTCAGAGTAATACCAATTATTCTAGAAACAAACAGTTGAATTCTAATACCAGAATTGGTTTGAATTTTAATGAAAAAACAAGTTTGGCAGTTACCGGTAGTTTATATCAATACAATTTTGACGGAAATGGGGATGGGTTTACAATTTTAGATGATAATGCTCCTGAGTATTTCTTTAAAAATGGAACTCAAGGTATGAAGACATGGGGTGTTTCGTCGGTTTTTAATTATAAAATTCGCGAGAATAATGCGTTTTATATTAAAAGTGCCTATTTTGTTTATGGAAACAAAGATATTAGTGAATTTACTTATGATGATGGGAATTCGGCATTTTATAATATTAGATCAAAGAATAAGGAATTGACTTTACAGGCAAATTACGAAGTAGAAAAAATCTCTTTTCTTGATAAGAAGATGGATTTTTATTCTGATTTAAAGTATATAAACAGGAGATTTGATTTTTCAAATCAAAGTTTTTTTATTAATCAAAATATTATAGATGCTTCGGCTGAGTTAGATACAGACTGGTCTGATAGGTTTTCTACTGAATTGTCACTAACATTTGAAAATACAAATAATTTTAATAATACTACAAATCAGAACTATAGTTTACTGTTGCCAACTTTTAATTCTGTGTATCATTTTAAAAATAAAATAGATTTAAAGTTTGGTTATTCCAGAAAGGTGTTGAGGCCAAGTGCCAGTGATTTAAATGATCAGATTTTAATTATTTACCCCGGTGTGGCCACACAAGGTAACGCTGAGCTTAATCCTCAATTAAGAAATTACTATTTTTTGACTTTTAATAAAATTTTTAAATCAGACAATTTTTCTTTTAAAGTTTACAATGAATCGATTAATAATGCAATTACCTCCGTTTATAGAAAAGAGGAAAATTTGTTGATTCAGACACTTGATAATGCTGCTAAATACAATTCGACGGGAGTTAATGTTGGATTCAGAACTAAATTATTGAAAAAGGTAATGGCAAATCTGAATTCGGGATTTGATTATAATGTTTACGAGGATAATAGTGAGAATGCTGTGATTGAAAAGAATGCTGGCTTCACATTTAGAGGTAGTGTAAATCTGAGCAGCAAGTTTTTTAAGGATAAAATGTCTGTGTCGTTTTCCGGGAGACAGGATGGTCCTACTTATTCTTTGTTAGCAAAAAGAACAACCAGGCCATATTTAGATCTTACTGTTGCAACCAATGTTTTAAAAGATAAATTAAATATTAGTTTGTACGTTCGTAATTTGTTGGGAGAGCCAGCAACTGCTTCTACGAGTGTAAGTAGTTATGATAATTTTTATCAAAGAATAGAGACCAGGAACAATACGACAAATTTATCGTTGACATTGACTTATAATTTTGGTAAAAAATTTAATGATAAGATAGATTCTCAAGACATCAATAACGATGATGTGCGTCGATAG
- a CDS encoding MauE/DoxX family redox-associated membrane protein — protein MPQKPLKFQEITAEIIYYFLIFFLCYTASNKLIKLDSFKTNLIKTTLFSPDQADLFSVLIILLEVVLIVVLIFIKNIGLLFCCLTMLIFTLYISFLRYKGLYEVCGCGGILNGLEYVYHFIINISLIAGSLFSFLTFYSINDEK, from the coding sequence ATGCCTCAAAAACCGCTTAAATTTCAGGAGATCACAGCTGAAATCATCTATTACTTTTTGATTTTTTTTCTTTGTTATACTGCATCGAATAAATTAATAAAATTAGATTCGTTTAAGACAAACTTAATTAAGACCACATTGTTTAGTCCTGATCAGGCTGATTTATTTTCTGTACTGATTATTCTTTTGGAAGTAGTTTTGATAGTTGTTTTGATTTTTATAAAAAATATCGGTTTGCTGTTTTGTTGTTTAACAATGTTAATTTTCACATTATACATTTCTTTTCTTCGATATAAAGGACTTTATGAAGTATGTGGATGCGGTGGGATTTTAAATGGATTAGAATATGTTTATCACTTTATAATAAATATAAGTTTGATTGCTGGCTCATTATTTTCATTTTTAACATTTTATTCGATTAATGATGAAAAATAA
- a CDS encoding endonuclease/exonuclease/phosphatase family protein produces the protein MFFLNIVLTVVTFSIYILPFLAPKSFPLLSVLTLFMPAFFVLNGFFFVYWAIQFKKRLILSGLVLLTGITFISKFYKFSAKDYVKTEKDFSVMSYNVRLFNVFKWLDRDDVPSNIKAFIDEKDPDILCIQEYSNSAHIDLKVYPHRYIFIDGNQIKTGQAIFSKFPILYQGNIIFPKSDNNVIYADIKRGKDVIRVYNMHLQSIKISPDVSDISNNIDNVNQEKSQLIYTRISKGFRQQQEQAEIFKENIKQCKNPIIICGDMNNSPFSYVYRSIRGKLKDTFEEAGEGFGATYKFRYYPARIDYIFTDSKIKVKQFESFSDFENSDHYPIMTRLSME, from the coding sequence ATGTTCTTTTTGAATATAGTACTTACTGTAGTGACATTCAGCATCTATATTTTACCTTTTTTGGCGCCCAAGAGTTTTCCGCTTTTATCGGTTTTAACGCTCTTTATGCCGGCCTTTTTTGTGTTGAATGGGTTCTTCTTTGTCTACTGGGCCATTCAGTTTAAGAAACGTCTTATTTTATCGGGTTTGGTATTGCTGACGGGAATTACCTTTATCAGTAAATTCTATAAATTCTCTGCGAAAGACTATGTGAAAACAGAAAAGGATTTCTCTGTAATGAGTTACAATGTTCGTCTGTTTAATGTTTTTAAGTGGCTGGATCGTGATGATGTTCCTTCGAATATTAAGGCTTTTATTGATGAGAAAGATCCTGATATTCTCTGCATTCAGGAGTATTCTAATTCGGCTCATATTGACTTAAAGGTTTATCCGCATCGTTATATTTTTATTGACGGCAATCAGATCAAAACAGGACAGGCTATATTTTCTAAATTTCCAATTCTGTATCAGGGGAATATCATATTTCCTAAATCGGACAATAATGTAATCTATGCCGATATAAAACGTGGTAAAGATGTGATTCGTGTCTACAATATGCACTTGCAGTCGATTAAGATTTCACCCGATGTTAGTGATATTTCAAATAATATCGATAATGTAAACCAGGAGAAATCTCAGTTGATTTATACCCGAATCAGCAAAGGATTCAGACAGCAACAAGAGCAGGCGGAGATTTTTAAGGAAAATATTAAACAATGTAAAAACCCGATTATTATTTGTGGCGACATGAATAACAGTCCTTTTTCGTATGTGTACAGAAGTATAAGAGGAAAATTGAAAGATACTTTTGAGGAAGCAGGCGAGGGATTTGGTGCTACCTATAAATTCCGCTATTATCCGGCGCGAATCGATTATATTTTTACAGACAGTAAAATAAAAGTAAAACAATTCGAAAGCTTCTCTGATTTCGAAAACTCCGATCACTATCCTATTATGACGAGACTTTCAATGGAGTAA
- a CDS encoding rhomboid family intramembrane serine protease translates to MNILDDLKLQYKLGGIAMRVIYWNIACFMISLVFFYQFSVGQFAFPGWLALSSDPQFFLFKPWTFLTYAFFHDGFFHLLFNMMVLNFASNLFLTFFTQKQYLGLYLLSAVFAGVVFALSYYFLNSAASIVGASAAIMAILVATTTYQPLMNIRLLLIGNVKLWHITAVILILDLMQFRLGNMGGHISHLAGAVFGFIFIKLLQNGTDLSIVVSKTIDFFSNLFRKSPTTPFKTVHKNYKKPTEKPISKIVTKDKTQQQIDEILDKISQSGYDCLTKEEKEFLFKAGK, encoded by the coding sequence ATGAATATTCTGGATGATTTAAAATTACAGTATAAATTAGGAGGCATCGCCATGCGTGTTATTTATTGGAACATTGCTTGTTTTATGATCTCCTTGGTGTTCTTTTATCAATTTTCAGTCGGACAATTTGCCTTTCCGGGTTGGTTGGCTTTGTCATCAGACCCACAGTTTTTTTTATTTAAGCCGTGGACCTTTTTAACGTATGCCTTTTTTCATGATGGATTTTTCCATTTGCTGTTTAACATGATGGTGCTTAATTTTGCCAGTAATTTGTTTTTGACCTTTTTTACGCAAAAGCAATACTTGGGATTATACCTTTTAAGTGCTGTTTTTGCCGGAGTTGTTTTTGCCTTAAGTTATTATTTCTTAAATAGTGCCGCATCTATTGTCGGGGCTTCGGCAGCAATTATGGCGATTTTAGTGGCTACAACAACCTATCAGCCTTTAATGAATATCCGTTTGTTATTGATTGGAAATGTGAAACTTTGGCACATTACGGCAGTCATTTTAATTTTGGATTTAATGCAATTCCGCCTTGGGAATATGGGTGGACATATTTCGCACTTAGCAGGTGCTGTTTTTGGTTTTATTTTTATTAAATTGCTTCAAAATGGTACTGACTTGAGTATCGTGGTTTCCAAAACAATAGATTTTTTCTCTAATTTGTTCCGAAAATCGCCTACAACCCCTTTCAAGACGGTGCATAAGAATTATAAGAAACCTACAGAAAAACCGATTTCGAAAATTGTTACGAAAGACAAAACGCAACAACAAATTGACGAAATTTTGGATAAAATCAGCCAATCCGGCTATGATTGTCTGACCAAAGAAGAAAAAGAATTTTTATTTAAAGCAGGAAAATAA